Proteins found in one Bremerella volcania genomic segment:
- a CDS encoding DUF1559 domain-containing protein, producing the protein MSTRSSRTAFTLVELLVVIAIIGILIALLLPAVQQAREAARRLSCSNNMKQIGLGMNNFHDTFLNFPYAFRDRVEGDDANTYATGWIQILPFLEQDAVARRWDPEEARNSTADPDGDGWSNATLQQEIIPTYYCPTMTMPSDSLDGYYGAEGRAPSSYQFCVDADEADPLGAFLYASATAADGAIIPVKTFTDSSNPPGPLHRDPTKFRDITDGTSNTFMVGETDFTPQGVPSTSYGAVWSYGYYGWGTGAIQLDKHDNTSTVYGAFRSQHPGGAHFLMVDGSVSFVPATIDMTTYQAIFTRAGGEVASLP; encoded by the coding sequence ATGTCGACACGGTCGTCTCGCACTGCATTTACATTGGTTGAGCTATTGGTAGTGATTGCTATCATCGGCATTCTGATCGCCCTATTGCTTCCCGCCGTCCAGCAGGCCCGCGAAGCAGCTCGCCGGCTGAGCTGTAGCAACAATATGAAACAGATTGGCCTCGGGATGAATAACTTCCACGACACCTTTCTGAACTTTCCTTACGCGTTTCGCGATCGCGTGGAAGGGGACGACGCCAACACCTACGCCACCGGCTGGATACAGATCCTTCCATTTCTGGAACAAGATGCCGTTGCCCGTCGTTGGGATCCCGAAGAAGCACGAAACAGCACGGCCGACCCCGATGGCGACGGCTGGTCCAATGCGACGCTTCAGCAAGAGATCATTCCCACCTACTATTGCCCCACGATGACCATGCCCAGCGATTCGCTCGACGGCTACTACGGTGCCGAAGGCCGAGCCCCAAGCAGCTATCAGTTCTGTGTCGACGCTGACGAAGCCGATCCTCTGGGAGCGTTTCTGTACGCGAGTGCGACCGCGGCTGACGGGGCGATCATCCCCGTGAAGACGTTCACCGATTCCTCCAATCCACCGGGCCCGCTGCACCGAGACCCGACCAAATTCCGTGATATCACCGACGGAACGTCGAACACCTTCATGGTGGGCGAAACCGACTTTACCCCACAAGGTGTTCCTTCGACCTCCTATGGCGCCGTTTGGTCTTACGGGTATTACGGCTGGGGAACGGGTGCGATCCAACTGGACAAACACGACAACACCTCCACCGTGTACGGGGCGTTCCGCAGTCAGCACCCTGGCGGCGCTCACTTCCTAATGGTCGATGGCTCGGTCTCCTTCGTGCCGGCCACGATCGACATGACCACCTACCAGGCCATCTTTACCCGAGCCGGTGGCGAAGTCGCTTCGCTTCCGTAG
- a CDS encoding DUF1552 domain-containing protein: protein MVHQLSRRDFLQKTGISFAAANLLAGLPSLGWASQAAPKKRLVFIFSPNGVIPDHFWPKTLGADYDMQRILKPLEPFKKQTMTIKGIGNLIKGDGDGHMRGMGCLLTGIELFPGDVQGGSDTPAGWAMGISVDQYLKNQLQANADTQTRFGSLEFGVMVPDRADTWTRWSYAGPNQPVAPIDDPYQMFDKMYGQAKNRAMLASVLDDLTEDFKKVEKLISVEDRQLLDTHMQMVRKVELELQAEMAQQKKQDAEQSGDERAELDHAIPELPPNVREDNDNIPQITKMQIELMVNGFVHDMNRIASLQITNSVGQPKMKWLGIDEGHHGLSHEPDSNEDAYEKLIKINTWYCEQVAHLAKRLSETPEPGGSGSMLDNTTIIWTNELGKGNSHTHNDIPFVLVGGGLGFKMGQAIDVKKVAHNRLLLNICEAMGYPQKTFGNPDYCGDGPLTGLT, encoded by the coding sequence ATGGTGCATCAACTTTCACGACGTGACTTTCTGCAGAAGACCGGCATCAGTTTCGCCGCCGCCAATCTGCTGGCCGGGCTGCCGAGCCTGGGCTGGGCGTCGCAGGCTGCGCCTAAGAAACGCCTGGTGTTCATCTTCAGCCCTAACGGCGTGATCCCAGACCACTTCTGGCCCAAGACGCTTGGTGCCGACTACGACATGCAGCGGATCCTCAAACCGTTGGAGCCCTTCAAGAAGCAGACGATGACCATCAAGGGCATCGGCAACTTGATCAAGGGAGACGGCGACGGTCACATGCGCGGCATGGGCTGTCTGCTCACCGGGATCGAACTGTTCCCTGGCGACGTCCAAGGGGGTTCCGATACGCCAGCCGGCTGGGCGATGGGCATCTCGGTCGATCAATACCTCAAGAATCAACTGCAAGCCAACGCCGACACGCAAACGCGATTCGGTTCGTTGGAATTCGGCGTGATGGTTCCTGACCGCGCCGATACTTGGACGCGTTGGTCGTACGCCGGGCCGAACCAGCCGGTAGCTCCGATCGACGATCCGTACCAGATGTTCGACAAGATGTACGGCCAGGCCAAGAACCGAGCAATGCTGGCCAGCGTGCTTGACGACCTGACCGAAGACTTCAAAAAGGTCGAAAAACTGATCAGCGTCGAAGACCGGCAACTGCTCGATACGCACATGCAAATGGTCCGAAAGGTCGAGTTGGAACTACAGGCCGAAATGGCGCAGCAGAAAAAGCAGGATGCCGAGCAGTCCGGCGACGAACGAGCCGAACTCGATCACGCCATTCCGGAACTTCCGCCGAATGTTCGCGAAGACAACGACAACATTCCGCAGATCACCAAGATGCAGATCGAACTGATGGTCAACGGCTTCGTCCACGACATGAACCGGATTGCCTCGCTGCAGATTACCAACAGCGTCGGCCAGCCAAAGATGAAGTGGTTGGGCATCGACGAAGGGCACCACGGCCTGTCGCACGAGCCTGACAGTAACGAGGACGCCTACGAAAAGCTGATCAAGATCAACACCTGGTACTGCGAGCAGGTCGCTCATCTGGCTAAACGGCTTTCGGAAACACCTGAGCCAGGCGGTAGTGGCAGCATGCTCGACAACACCACCATCATCTGGACGAACGAACTGGGCAAGGGGAACTCCCACACCCACAACGATATCCCGTTCGTCCTGGTCGGCGGCGGCCTGGGCTTCAAAATGGGTCAGGCCATCGACGTCAAGAAGGTCGCCCACAACCGCTTGCTGCTGAACATCTGCGAAGCGATGGGCTACCCCCAGAAGACCTTCGGCAACCCCGATTACTGCGGCGACGGTCCTTTGACTGGCCTGACCTAA
- a CDS encoding DUF1592 domain-containing protein, whose amino-acid sequence MTFHPHFVRITLPLALLTLVGFGQTCWADEDALRDKGQKIYTSMCADCHGEKGEGVVGAYETALIGDASLGELTHQITKTMPEGDAEACVGPDAEAVAAFMHYAFYSEAARIRNRPPQISLARLTGNQLRQSLADLYSHFHGAPSYTDERGVKGIYFAGSRWKNENKKIERVDPTIDFDFGRESPGEGIKKEEFYIHWNGSIIADETGDYEIIVRSTVSFTMDFGKLGRTLIDNHVQSGDKTEFREVVRLTAGRAYPFKIDYIQRKRKTEQPPASISLSWIPPHGVEQLIPQRNIIPWTIEPTYSLQTKLPPDDRSYGFERGIAVDRQWDDSTTAAAIEFGIVAADELWPHFSQRNKKIPEENRARLKAFLHEFVETAFRTELSDETKQLYIDQQIAQCPDDHEAIRRVVLMTLKSPRFLYPQTDATDSPSQKVANRLALTFYDSIPSDKWLLEKVERNQLENEQQVREAAWRMVNDFRTRGKTREMLHEWLNIGHFGEITKDEARFPGFDHELIADMRASLDQFLDDVVWSEKSDYRQLFTADWAYTTDRMAEFYGDQWKPEETAQPEADKLPRGPGPQQLRKTAGGGEHRLGLLTHPYLMSGLAYTDASSPIHRGVFLIRYMLGRTLRPPNAAFSPLSPDLHPDLTTRERVSLQTSPESCQVCHSRINGLGFTLERFDAVGRFRETERDRHVNAQGTYTTRDGREVTFQNEQELAKFLAESDDAHRAFVSRAFQHFVKQPVAAYGPEKLDELTEKFKNSGYNIRALLVEIAVIAAMEPHNTKIAG is encoded by the coding sequence ATGACTTTCCATCCTCACTTCGTTCGCATCACCTTGCCGCTTGCGCTGTTGACGCTTGTTGGTTTCGGCCAAACGTGTTGGGCCGACGAGGACGCCCTGCGCGACAAAGGCCAGAAGATCTACACTTCGATGTGCGCCGATTGCCACGGCGAAAAAGGGGAAGGCGTCGTCGGTGCCTACGAAACGGCCCTGATCGGCGATGCCAGCCTCGGCGAGTTGACCCACCAGATCACCAAGACGATGCCGGAAGGGGACGCTGAAGCTTGTGTCGGTCCCGATGCCGAGGCAGTCGCCGCGTTCATGCACTATGCGTTTTACAGCGAAGCGGCTCGCATTCGAAATCGTCCTCCGCAAATCTCGCTGGCCCGACTGACCGGCAACCAGCTTCGTCAGAGTCTGGCCGACCTTTACAGCCACTTTCATGGTGCTCCCAGCTACACCGACGAACGGGGCGTGAAGGGAATTTATTTCGCGGGCTCTCGTTGGAAGAACGAGAACAAAAAAATCGAACGCGTCGATCCGACGATCGATTTCGACTTCGGTCGTGAAAGCCCCGGCGAAGGCATTAAGAAGGAAGAATTCTACATTCACTGGAACGGGAGCATTATTGCCGATGAGACCGGCGACTACGAAATCATCGTCCGCAGCACCGTCTCGTTTACCATGGATTTCGGCAAGCTCGGTCGCACCCTGATCGACAACCACGTGCAGTCGGGCGACAAGACCGAATTCCGCGAGGTCGTGCGGCTGACGGCAGGACGTGCCTATCCGTTCAAGATCGATTACATCCAACGGAAGCGTAAGACGGAACAACCGCCAGCGAGCATCTCCCTTTCGTGGATTCCGCCGCATGGCGTCGAGCAGCTCATTCCGCAGCGGAACATCATTCCCTGGACGATCGAGCCGACATACTCGCTGCAAACCAAGCTTCCGCCAGACGATCGCAGCTACGGCTTCGAGCGCGGGATTGCCGTCGATCGCCAATGGGACGATTCGACGACGGCGGCCGCCATCGAGTTCGGCATCGTGGCAGCCGACGAACTGTGGCCTCACTTCAGCCAACGCAACAAAAAGATTCCCGAAGAGAATCGTGCTCGCTTGAAGGCGTTCCTCCACGAGTTCGTCGAGACCGCCTTCCGCACCGAACTTTCCGACGAAACCAAGCAGCTTTACATCGATCAGCAGATCGCCCAGTGCCCGGACGACCATGAAGCGATCCGCCGCGTCGTGCTGATGACTTTGAAGTCGCCGCGATTCCTCTACCCACAAACCGATGCGACCGACTCCCCGTCGCAGAAGGTCGCCAACCGTCTGGCATTGACCTTCTACGATTCGATTCCATCCGATAAATGGCTGCTGGAAAAGGTCGAACGCAATCAACTGGAAAACGAACAACAAGTCCGCGAAGCTGCCTGGCGGATGGTCAACGACTTCCGTACCCGCGGTAAGACGCGTGAGATGCTGCACGAGTGGCTTAACATCGGTCACTTTGGCGAGATCACCAAGGACGAAGCCCGCTTCCCTGGTTTCGATCACGAGTTGATCGCGGACATGCGTGCCTCGCTCGACCAGTTCCTCGACGACGTCGTCTGGAGCGAGAAGAGCGACTATCGGCAGCTGTTTACCGCCGACTGGGCCTACACGACAGATCGCATGGCCGAGTTCTACGGCGACCAGTGGAAGCCGGAAGAGACCGCCCAGCCGGAGGCCGACAAGCTGCCGCGCGGGCCTGGTCCTCAGCAGCTGCGGAAGACAGCCGGCGGCGGCGAACATCGACTGGGTTTGCTGACGCATCCTTACCTCATGAGTGGTTTGGCCTACACGGATGCCTCGTCGCCGATTCATCGTGGCGTGTTTTTGATTCGATATATGCTTGGTCGAACGTTGCGTCCGCCGAATGCTGCGTTTTCGCCCCTCAGTCCCGATCTGCATCCCGACCTGACCACGCGCGAGCGGGTATCGCTGCAAACCAGTCCTGAAAGCTGCCAGGTTTGTCACTCGCGAATCAATGGCCTCGGGTTCACGCTGGAACGATTCGACGCGGTGGGTCGCTTCCGCGAGACCGAAAGGGACCGCCATGTGAACGCCCAGGGAACCTACACGACACGTGACGGACGCGAAGTGACCTTCCAAAATGAACAAGAGCTGGCCAAGTTTCTGGCCGAAAGTGACGACGCCCATCGGGCCTTCGTCAGCCGAGCTTTTCAACATTTCGTCAAACAGCCAGTGGCCGCCTATGGTCCAGAAAAGCTGGACGAACTAACTGAGAAGTTCAAAAATAGTGGATATAACATCCGCGCCCTCTTGGTCGAGATCGCAGTGATCGCGGCCATGGAACCTCACAACACCAAGATCGCAGGATGA
- the ilvD gene encoding dihydroxy-acid dehydratase, whose amino-acid sequence MDRPLNWNSRNLTQGWQRGVTAFYYGLNFQEEDFHKPQVGIGVPLLEGNLCNVHAYRLATLIKQGCEKEGLIGFPFGTPAVSDNITQGHEGGNASLPSRNMIANAAECVTSSHGYDFLIGMHNCDKNGPGFAMALARLNYPGLIINGGSIKPGCHRGQDTSILDVYDSQAAASVGAMTHAEADEILRTACPGPGGCGIAASFNTWGIALEAMGLSAPYSSSNPADDPSKIAECEGIGALVKRLLAEDIRPRDVVTRASMINATRAVAAMGGSTNGVLHLLALAREAHVDFHLQDIQQICRETPVLCSFAPRGKRTMYDLFKLGGTPMFLKYLLQQGMLSGDCITVTGKTMAENLADAPDIDWNQDLIVPVDKPFKPYADMQICFGNLAPGGIVFKVSSMKEPTFRGKAICFDDARKIVEAVERDEIQPGSVIVLRYLGPVASGMPEVLVATAALATPKLDGKVAFLSDTRVSGVSHGAIGVHCAPEAAVGGPIALVEDGDEISFDLTAGDLTLHVDDAVLAARQREWQAPEIPRTRGYLADFAATVSQAHHGCVSKAFLPDAE is encoded by the coding sequence ATGGACCGACCGCTCAACTGGAATAGCCGCAATCTGACCCAAGGCTGGCAGCGCGGAGTGACCGCGTTTTACTATGGGCTGAACTTTCAAGAAGAAGACTTCCACAAACCCCAGGTCGGCATCGGGGTGCCCCTTTTGGAAGGGAACCTATGCAACGTACACGCGTACCGCCTGGCGACGCTCATCAAACAAGGCTGCGAAAAGGAAGGGCTCATCGGTTTTCCGTTTGGTACGCCGGCCGTCAGCGACAACATCACCCAGGGGCACGAAGGGGGGAACGCGAGTCTGCCGTCGCGCAACATGATTGCCAACGCGGCCGAATGCGTAACCAGTTCGCATGGCTACGATTTTCTGATCGGCATGCACAACTGCGATAAGAACGGCCCCGGCTTTGCCATGGCATTGGCTCGGCTAAACTACCCGGGGCTGATCATCAACGGCGGCAGCATCAAGCCCGGCTGCCATCGCGGGCAGGATACTTCGATTCTGGACGTCTACGACTCGCAGGCAGCCGCCAGTGTCGGAGCGATGACGCATGCCGAGGCTGACGAGATCCTTCGTACTGCCTGCCCAGGTCCTGGCGGATGCGGGATTGCCGCCTCGTTCAATACGTGGGGGATCGCCCTGGAAGCGATGGGGCTCTCAGCCCCCTATTCCAGCAGCAACCCGGCCGATGATCCCTCGAAAATTGCCGAGTGCGAAGGAATCGGCGCGCTCGTCAAACGGCTGCTGGCCGAAGACATCCGTCCGCGCGACGTCGTTACCCGGGCATCGATGATCAACGCCACGCGGGCCGTCGCCGCGATGGGAGGTTCCACCAACGGGGTGCTGCATCTGTTGGCGCTGGCGCGCGAGGCACACGTCGATTTTCATCTACAAGACATTCAGCAGATCTGCCGCGAGACGCCGGTTCTGTGCAGCTTCGCCCCGCGCGGCAAGCGTACGATGTACGACTTGTTCAAACTCGGCGGCACGCCCATGTTTCTCAAGTATCTGCTTCAGCAGGGGATGCTGAGCGGAGACTGCATCACGGTGACCGGCAAGACGATGGCCGAGAACCTGGCCGACGCGCCTGACATCGACTGGAATCAGGATCTGATCGTGCCGGTCGACAAGCCGTTCAAGCCGTACGCCGACATGCAGATCTGTTTCGGCAACCTGGCGCCCGGCGGGATCGTCTTCAAGGTGAGCAGCATGAAGGAGCCAACCTTTCGCGGTAAGGCCATTTGTTTCGATGATGCCCGCAAGATTGTTGAAGCGGTCGAACGCGACGAGATTCAGCCAGGCAGCGTGATTGTGCTGCGTTACCTGGGACCGGTCGCCTCAGGCATGCCGGAAGTGTTGGTGGCGACCGCGGCCCTGGCGACGCCGAAGCTTGACGGTAAAGTCGCGTTCCTTTCCGATACGCGCGTCTCGGGCGTCTCGCACGGAGCGATTGGCGTGCATTGTGCTCCCGAAGCAGCCGTCGGTGGGCCGATCGCGCTGGTGGAAGATGGGGATGAAATTTCGTTCGATCTGACGGCTGGAGATTTAACGCTGCATGTCGACGATGCCGTGCTCGCCGCGCGTCAGCGCGAATGGCAGGCGCCGGAGATTCCTCGCACGCGCGGCTACCTGGCCGACTTCGCGGCGACCGTCTCGCAAGCGCACCATGGCTGCGTCAGCAAGGCATTTCTGCCGGACGCCGAGTAG
- a CDS encoding Hsp20/alpha crystallin family protein, whose amino-acid sequence MVRPQTQSESKSHPLANWSSEMDNLFESFFRPVRQSASGAWLPAMNISETETGYQIDLELPGLNAEDVNVELHDGKLTISGERKTEEQSEDRRWHRVEHVYGKFQRELKLGTPVDEENVSANFKNGVLSVVIPKSEHAKPRKIEVTNS is encoded by the coding sequence ATGGTACGCCCACAAACACAATCCGAATCGAAGTCGCATCCTCTGGCCAACTGGTCGAGCGAGATGGACAACCTGTTTGAGTCGTTCTTCCGTCCGGTACGTCAAAGCGCCTCCGGGGCATGGCTGCCGGCCATGAACATCTCGGAAACCGAAACCGGTTATCAGATCGACTTGGAACTCCCAGGCCTCAATGCCGAGGACGTCAATGTCGAACTGCACGACGGCAAGCTGACCATCTCGGGTGAACGCAAGACCGAAGAGCAGTCCGAAGATCGCCGCTGGCATCGTGTCGAACACGTGTACGGCAAGTTCCAACGAGAACTGAAGCTCGGCACTCCGGTCGACGAAGAAAACGTTTCGGCCAACTTCAAGAACGGTGTGCTCTCGGTCGTGATTCCCAAGTCGGAACACGCCAAGCCCCGCAAGATTGAAGTGACCAACAGCTAA
- a CDS encoding sulfatase: MLRTTLFALLFSFWCITASLADDRPNFVLIYADDLGWKDVGYQGSDFYETPIIDSLAKQGMTFSAGYACAGNCAPSRACMLSGQYTPRHHLYAVGSTDRGPKNEMRLKPIPNSSGLSPESLTLAEALKSAGYATGHFGKWHLSGKDGADPSEQGFDETYDSFGDGPLKEGTETNKKGPPSDPKGVFTLTDKACAFIEKNRDRPFFCYLPHHAIHGPLQGQPKTVGHFEAKPKGKNHKSVMYAACTYDLDESVGRLLAKLDELKLAEKTMVIFTSDNGATPQSLQEPLRGNKGGYYEGGIREPFIIRWPGKVKPGSVCDVPVIQVDIYPTILAAAGVSVPDGKVLDGESLLPLLTGQGQLERSAIFWHFPGYLNTAVTRGRPLDVRTGFRSRPVTVINKDHWKLHLYHEEWVLDGGAEKLPENGAVELYDLRKDVGERHDLAASNPQKRDELLADVLRWHESVGALIPTEPNPKYAPGPAKKGKGNKKK, encoded by the coding sequence ATGCTTCGCACGACCCTTTTCGCCTTGCTGTTTTCCTTCTGGTGCATCACGGCCTCGCTGGCGGACGATCGTCCCAACTTCGTGTTGATCTACGCCGATGATCTCGGCTGGAAGGACGTCGGCTACCAGGGAAGCGACTTCTACGAAACGCCGATCATCGACTCGCTGGCCAAACAGGGGATGACCTTTTCGGCCGGCTATGCGTGTGCCGGAAACTGTGCCCCGAGCCGGGCCTGCATGCTTTCAGGGCAGTACACGCCGCGGCATCACCTGTATGCCGTCGGCAGCACCGACCGAGGTCCCAAGAACGAGATGCGGTTGAAACCCATCCCCAACAGCAGCGGCCTCAGTCCCGAGAGCCTGACCCTGGCCGAAGCCCTCAAATCCGCCGGTTACGCGACAGGGCATTTCGGCAAGTGGCATCTGTCTGGCAAAGACGGTGCTGATCCCAGCGAGCAAGGCTTCGACGAAACGTACGACTCGTTCGGCGATGGACCGCTCAAGGAAGGGACCGAAACCAACAAAAAAGGTCCTCCCAGCGATCCCAAGGGCGTCTTCACTCTGACCGACAAAGCATGTGCATTCATCGAGAAGAATCGCGACCGTCCTTTCTTCTGTTACCTGCCGCATCATGCGATTCATGGTCCCCTGCAGGGGCAACCGAAAACGGTTGGCCATTTTGAGGCGAAGCCCAAAGGGAAAAATCACAAGTCGGTCATGTACGCGGCTTGTACTTATGATCTGGACGAAAGCGTCGGACGCTTGCTGGCAAAGCTCGACGAACTGAAGCTGGCCGAGAAGACGATGGTCATCTTCACCAGTGACAATGGTGCCACGCCGCAGTCGCTGCAGGAACCGCTGCGAGGCAACAAAGGGGGCTACTACGAAGGGGGCATTCGCGAACCGTTCATCATTCGTTGGCCCGGTAAGGTCAAGCCTGGCAGCGTGTGCGACGTGCCGGTCATCCAAGTCGATATCTACCCCACGATCCTCGCCGCCGCTGGCGTGTCGGTTCCTGATGGCAAAGTTCTCGACGGCGAGAGCCTCTTGCCGCTGTTAACCGGCCAGGGGCAGCTTGAGCGCTCAGCCATCTTCTGGCACTTTCCCGGCTACCTCAATACGGCCGTCACACGAGGACGTCCGCTCGATGTCCGTACCGGCTTTCGCTCGCGACCGGTGACCGTCATCAACAAGGACCACTGGAAGCTGCATCTGTACCACGAAGAGTGGGTGCTCGATGGTGGTGCCGAAAAGCTGCCTGAAAATGGTGCCGTTGAACTCTACGACTTGCGGAAGGACGTTGGCGAACGTCACGACCTGGCCGCTTCCAACCCCCAGAAGCGAGACGAACTGCTGGCTGATGTGCTCCGTTGGCACGAAAGTGTCGGTGCTTTGATCCCCACCGAGCCGAATCCAAAATACGCCCCAGGCCCCGCGAAAAAGGGGAAGGGGAACAAGAAAAAGTAG